In Mycobacterium branderi, the DNA window GCCGACCCGCGGGTGGGTTCGTAGATACCCGAAAGTAGCCGCAGCAGAGTCGATTTCCCGGCGCCGTTGTGCCCGACAAGGCCCACCCGGTCGCCCAGCTCCAGTGACAGCGTGATGTCGCGCAGCGCCTCGATGACGACGACGTTGGAGGTGTTGCGCCCGATCGTGCCGCCGGCCTTGCCCAGGAACGCCTTCTTCAGCGAGCGCGACTTGGCGTCGAAGATGGGAAACTCCACCCACGCGTTGCGCGTCTCGATGTGGGGTGCTGCCACGGACGTCTGCTTACAGGTACTGCCCGGTGCCCGACTGACCGTGTCCGCCGCGGCTGACCCCCGGCGGCAGGGCGCCGTGGCGCATCTGCTCGAGCTGCGCGCGGGCGGCCATCTGCTGGGCGAACAACGCGGTCTGGATTCCGTGGAACAGGCCTTCCAGCCAGCCGACCAGCTGAGCCTGCGCGATCCGCAGCTCGGCGTCCGACGGCGTGTTGTTGCTGAACGGCAGCGTCAACCGGTCGAGTTCTTCGCGCAGCTCCGGCGCCAGGCCCTCTTCGAGCTCGCGGATGCTGGTGGCGTGGATCTCGCGCAGCCGGTTGCGGCTGGCGTCGTCGAGCGGTGCGGCGCGGACCTCCTCGAGAAGCTGCTTGATCATCGTCCCGATCCGCATCACCTTGGCGGGCTGCTCGACCAGGTCGGTCAGCGACTGGTCATCGTCGTCGTCGGTCCGCTCGGCCATCAGCCGCGGGTCCACGCCGATGATCTCGACGTTGTCGTCGCTGTTGTCGGTACTCAATGCAGTCACCATCCTCGTCATGATTCAGAAGTCGCCGGGGTGCCGCGCCACTCGTAGATCCGGGCTTCGCCGTTGTCATAGATCTTCACCCACGACTTGGACTTCTCGAGTGAGACTAGCCCGTCGGGCATCGCGAACCCGCGGACCGTCGGCGTGCTGGTCAGGACGTAGCGGATATTGAGTACCCGGATCGCCTCGGCCGCTCGCGGATCGGTGTCGGCGTCGTCGGCATAGGCCCAGAAGTTGAACCGGTGGTAGCCGGGGCCCTGCTGCTGTGGGTAGTCGTAGTGCGTCCACAGCGGGTGCAGGCCGGCCACCGCGTACATCCAGGCGGTGCCGTCGGTGTTGCCGTTGCCGATCAGGGTGTTGCGGGCGCCGGGCAGCCGGGCCAGATATGCCATCGCCTCCAGATCGCGCTGGTCGATGATCACCGAGTCGTACTTGTCGCCGAACAAAAACCGGTGCCGCGGAAAGTAATGCCAGGTGCTGACGAGGATGGCTGCCAGCAGCAGCGCCGCGGTGACCGAGGCCAGCGCCGGGGCCGGCAGCCGCCGGCCCGCCAGCAGCCGGACCAACAATGTGACCACGGTGAACAGCCCGACACCCGCCATCAGCATCAGCAGCAGCGTCGTCGCCGCCGCGATCCGGCGCGGATCTTTGTAGAAGAACTCGCCGAACCCGCCGGCCAGCCGCCCGATCGGGCCGCCCAAGGGTGTTCCGGCGTCGACGTTCACCACGATCAGCAGCAGCCACACCGCCAGCGGCCACCAGATCCTGCGGACCAGCAGCACGAACCCGCCGACCGCCGTTACCAGGATCAGCGCGTACTGCACCGGGAAGTCGTTGAGGTGGCGAGAATGCTGGAACACCGCGTCGAACAGCCCGCGCTTCTTGGACAGGTAGGTCAGAAAGGAGTGCCCCGCGATGATGTCCTCCTGCTGCCTGACCGCCCAGAACTGCGGCAGCAGCACCAGCGCCGTCGGCACCGCGACGGCGGCCAGAGTCCACACGTCGGCGAGCCGGCCGCGCACCGGCTGCCACAGCGTCTCCAGCAGCCACCACGCCGCCAGCAACAGCACGACGACGACGCCGCCGGTGATGTGCACCGAAAAGACACCGACGAGCGCCAGCACCGCCAGCGGGATGCGGTCGCGGTGCCGCAGCGTGGAGGTGATCAGCGCGAACGCGGGCACCGCGAGTCCGTAGGCGGTCAGGTTGGGCATCGCGGCGGTGTCGAACTCCACGTAGGGCACCGCAGTGAACGACGCCGACAGCGCCGCCGCGGTGGCGGCCGCCCCGGCGGTGCGCCATTCGCTGGTGTGGGTGCGCAGCACCCGCCAGGTGAGCACGGCCGCGCTGATCGGAAACAGCCAGATCGCCGCCGCCAGCGAGCTCAGCGTGTAGCCGGTGGTGGCGGCCACACCGGTCAGCTGGCAGTCCACCGCGGCCAGCGCGTGAAACGCCGACGGGTAGTACAGCAGCGCGTGGGTTTCCACGTTGCGCAACTCACCCATGTGGGTCGACGAGGCCTGCCCGGTGTCGAGGATGAACCTGACGGTGTTGGCGTGCCAGACGGCGTCCCAGGTGCTGGGGATCGATTGCCAGTGCGGGATGCCGCGCAGCGCCGCGTACCAGATCAACAGCACGCCCAGCAGCACACCGGCCGCCACAGTGGCGGCCGGCCAGCCCGTCACGGCCCGCGATTCGCCTTCGGTATCGCGGTAGCGGGCCAGCAGCACCCGCAAACCTGCCACCACCACGGTGACGACGACCAGAGCCGCGAGCGCTGTCCAAGCGTTCCAAGGGATTCCGACGGCGCCGAACGGGATGATGGCCAGCGCCACAACGCCGTAGGTCAAGGCGGGGCCAACCGCGATCGAGATGGGCCAAGTTAGCTGAGCGCTGCGTGCGACGATTGCCCCCGGCACTATCAGCAAAAACAAGGCGATTAGCGTTCCGAAGGTCAGCCCCACTCGACTAGTATGGCTGGCCGGGTGACCTGGCTCGGGACGGCGGGGACGTATCTGGGCGCCCCGCTACTGTCGCGGTTTGCGGAATTGCGGGAACTCTAAGGTGGCTGGCATGGCATACGACGTCGCCCGGGTGCGCGGACTACACCCCTCGCTGGGTGATGGTTGGGTGCACTTCGACGCGCCGGCCGGGATGCTGATCCCGGACTCGGTGGCCACCACCGTGTCGACGGCTTTTCGCGGCTCGTTCCCCAGCCCCGCCGGCCCGCATCCGTCGGCGCAGCGCAGCGCCGCCGTGTTGGAGGCGGCACGCCAGGCGGTGGCCGATCTGGTCAACGCCGACCCGGGCGCAGTGGTGCTCGGGGCCGATCGCGCGGTTTTGCTGTCGTCGTTGGCCGACGCGTCGTCTTCGCGAGCAGGGCTGGGTTACGAGGTGATTGTCACCCGCCTCGACGACGAGGCGAATATCGCGCCGTGGCTGCGCGCAGCAAACCGATTCGGCGCCAAGGTGAAGTGGGCCGAGGTCGACATCGAGACCGGTGAGCTGCCGACGTGGCAGTGGGAGAGCCTGATCGGCAAGTCGACGCGCCTGGTTGCGTTGACGTCGGCGTCGGGGACGCTGGGCACCATCACCGATCTGCGCCCGGTGACCAAGCTGATCCACGACGTCGGTGGTTTGGTGGTGGTCGACCACTCGGCGGCCGCACCGTATCGACTGATCGACATCAACGAGATCGACGCCGACGTGGTGGCCGTCAACGCGGTGGGGTGGGGCGGTCCGCCCATCGGGGCGTTGGTGTTTCGCGAACCGGCGCTGATCAATTCGTTCGGCTCGGTGTCGACGAATCCGCACGCCACGGGGCCGGCGCGACTCGAACTCGGCGTGCACCAGTACGGCTTGCTGGGCGGGTTGGTCCGCAGCATCGAATACCTGGCCTCGCTGGACGAGTCGGCACACGGCACCCGGCGCGAAAGACTCGTCGTGTCAATGGAATCCGCCGCTGCCTACATGAGCCAGATATTCGACTACTTGATGACGTCACTGCGGTCGCTGCCGTTGGTGGTGGTCATCGGTCAGCCCGAGTCGCGCATACCGGTGGTCAGCTTCGCCGTGCACGAGGTACCCGCCGAGCGGGTGGTACAGCGGTTGGCGGACAACGGGATTCTGGCGATCGCCAATGCCAGCTCGAGGGTGCTCGACGTGATCGGGGTCAACGATGTCGGTGGCGCGGTGACCGTGGGGCTGGCGCACTACTCGACGATGTCCGAGGTCGACCAATTGGTACGCGCGCTGGCCTCACTGGGCTAGCGTCAGCACGATCTTCCCGGTCACCCGCCCCGACGACAGCATCCGGTGGGCCTCCGCGGCTTGCTGGATCGGCATGCGCGCGCCGATGACGGGCCGAACGCGGCCGTCGGCAATCATCGGCCACACCGACTCCACCACCGCGGCCACGATGGCACTCTTGCCGTGCGGGCCGTCGACGGGACGGCCCCGCAACGCCGTTCCGATGACCCGTGCCCGTTTGCTGACCAGCTTGCCGAGGTTGAGCTCGCCCTTGACGCCGCCCTGCATGCCGATGACCACCAGCTGGCCGTCGCTGGCCAGTGCATCGATATTGCGGTCCAGATAGGCGGCGCCGATGATGTCCAGGATCACGTCGGCGCCCGCGCCATCGGTCGCGTCTTTCACCCGGGACACGAAGTCCTCGTCGCGGTAGGCGATGGTCACCTCGGCACCAAGTTCGCGGCAGAGTTCCAGCTTGGGCGGCGAACCTGCGGTGATCGCGACCCGAGCCCCCAGCTCCCGGGCGATCTGGATGGCGTGTGTGCCCACGCCGCTGGCCCCGCCATGGATCAGGATCAGCTGGCCCTCGCCCAGGTGTGCCGTCAACACCAGGTTCGACCACACCGTGCACGTCACTTCCGGCAGCCCCGCGGCGTCGAGCAGATCGACACCGTCCGGAATCGGCAGAAGCTGACCAGCGGGAACGGCGACGTATTCGGCGTAGCCGCCGCCCGCCAGCAAAGCGCAGACTTCTTGCCCGACCGACCATCCGGTGACGCCGTCGCCTACCTCGGCGACCACCCCCGAGACCTCCAGGCCCAGCAGCTCGCTGGCGCCCGGCGGTGGCGGGTAATGGCCGGCGGCTTGCAGCACGTCCGCCCGATTGACGCCGACGGCGCTGACCTTGACCAGCACCTCGCCACGGTCCGGCTTGACGTCGGGGACCTCCTGCCACAGGAGTTGATCGGCGGATTCGGCAACGATCGCATGCATGGCCGCCACGCTACTACCTGCGTATTCCGGCTGTTCCAAAAGCCATGTGTCGCATAGCATGACGTAATGGGCGGCCTGATCGACGGCCGGACAGCCAGTGAGATGCCCGGGCTGGATATCGCTGAACAGAAGTCGTGGCAGAACTTCTTGGATTCGGCGTTGCGGTTGTATGCGACGCTCAATCGCCGGCTGACCGAGGCGCACCAGCTGTCGCTGTTTGATGTCCGGGTGCTCGAGATGCTCGAAAACGCGCCCGCCGGGTCAGCGCGGATGGGGGACTTGGCCGAGGCGTTGTCGTCGCTGCCGAGCCGGCTGACCCGGCAGATCCGTCGCCTGGAGGTCCAGGGCTTGGTGCGGCGTGAGGCCAGCCGCGACGATCGGCGCGGGGTAGTGGCCAGCATCACCGATGAGGGGCGAACGGCGGCACACGAGGCCATGGTCACTTACGCCCAAGGCGTACGGACCCATTTCCTGGGCCAGTTGTCGCGGTCGCAGATCACCGCGATGGGCGAGAACTGCCGGCGCATCAGCACCGCGCTGAAGTTGTCCGGCCGGTCGTCGAAGCTCTGACCCCCGTTACGCTTGTCGGCGGTGGCGTGGCAGAGCGGCCTAATGCACTCGCCTTGAAAGCGAGAGACGGCTAAAACCGTCCGGGGGTTCAAATCCCTCCGCCACCGCTGAATCCGGTCAGACCTGGTCGGCTGTGTATGAGACTCAGCGATCCCGCGGGATCTCGGCGGCAATGAGGTCCATCAGCGCGGTGTAACGCTTGGGCGCTACATCCTTGCCGGGCTTGCCGCTGCTGACCAGGCCCGCCGCCAGCTTGCGCTCGGGGTCGGCCCAGATGGCGCAGTTGACCAGGCCCAGGTGGCCGAACGCCGCCGGCGCGTTACGACCGAACGGCCCGAACCTGGTGGAGCCCAACATGAATCCGCTACCCCAGCGCAGCGGCGCCCCTCCGGTCGCGACATCAGGTCGCAGCCGACGGCATTCGCGCACCGCGCCGTGCAATGTCTCGGGCTGCATGACCCGCACGCCGTCGAGTTCGCCGCCGCGGCGCCAGATCTCGGCGAAGCGGGAGAGCTCGTAGGCGTTCGACACGGTGTTCGACGACGGGACAACCGTGGTGAGGAACAACGGTGTGTTGGTGAGCGGGATGATCTGGTGGACGGTTCCGCCGATCGCCTTGCGGAAGGCTACCGCGATCGGGGCGGGTAGTTGCCTGCCGGTGGCGTGGCTGGGTGCGACGAGCGGCAGATCTTGTTCTGCCACACCGAAATTGGTCCATCGGAAGCCCAGCGGATCGAGGATCTCGGTGGCCAGAATCTCGCGGATGTCCTTGCCTGCGGCGGCATAGACGATCTCGCGCATCAGCGGACCCCACGTCAGCGCGTGGTAGATGTGGATCAGCCCCGGCCGGTACAGCGGCCGCAGCTTGCCCAGCTGTTCCTGCGCGTACTCGTGGTCGTCTGCCCGGTTGAGGTCCGGCCTGGGTCCGGTGGGGAACGGGACTCCGGCGCTGTGCGTCAGCACGTGCCGGATCGTGGTGCGGTCCTTGCCGTGGCTGGTGTAGGTCGGAATGTAGTCGCACACGCGGTCGTCGAGCGAGAACTGGCCACGTTCGACCAGCATGTGCACCACGGTGGCGGTGATCGCCTTGGCCGTCGAGTACACGCAGAACGGGGTATCGGTCCTGACGGGAGTCTTCTCGGCGTCGGGCGGATCGGTCGGGGCGTTGCCCCACGCGTGCCCGATCGCGCGGTTGAGCACCACCTTGCCGTCGTGCCACAGGCACAGCTGGATCGCGGGATGCATCCCCGCCTGGTACCAGTAGCGGGCCGCCTGCCAGATGCGCTCGACTGCCGCGGGATCGATCCCGGACTTGTCCTCGTCACCGATCGCGGTGACCGCGTCGAGGTCGGCCGGGACGCGGATCCTGCCGTCGTCAGTCATACGTGCCCTCTCTGCGAAAGTGAGGTGATCTTCCTCCGCGAGGTTACGGCCCCACGTACGCTCTCGTTGTTTCGGCTGAGGAGGGTGCCATGCCGTTGTTCGGGAAGCGTCGGCCCGCGGTGACGACGTCCGGGTCGGGTTACGAGGCACCGCCGCTCGAACAGATGCGTGACCAGCCGGCGTCGGGCGTAATGCCGCACGCCGGCCTTACGCCCGACGATGTCCGCAGTGTGGCGTTCAGCAAGCCGGCGATCGGTAAGCGCGGTTACAACGAAGACGAGGTCGACGCGTTCCTGGACCGCGTCGAAGAAGCGCTGCGAAATCCGCGAGCGAGCACTCTCACTGCCGCAGATGTTCGCGGTGTGGCGTTCAACAAGCCGCCGATCGGCAGGCGTGGTTACAACGAAGACGAGGTCGACGCATTTCTGGACCGCGTCGAGAAAGAACTGCAGCAGCGCCGCTGAACGCGCATCAGTGCAGCGTCGGCGCGTAGCGCAGCACCGCGCCCACGCCGTCGGCGGGCGCGATGCGTTCGTCGGTGCGCACCAGCGACGCGCCGACCGAGACCGCGAACAGCGGCAGCGCCTCGTCGGCCCGCAGCATGCGATCGGCCGCGGCGCCCTGCTCGGACAGCACGTCCGCGTTGGGTGCGACGGTCGTCAGCTGCTGGTCGGCGACCACCGTTTCGTCGCCGATGTCGCCGATGATCAGGGTTTCCACCGCGCCCTGACGCAACGCCGAGCACACCGGCCCGAGCCCTTCGGCGGCCAGCCCGGACTGGCGGCCGATCTCGGCCGCAAACCGCTCGGCGGCGTCGTCGAGGACCGCCAATCGACGCTTGAGCAGCTCCTGCTCGATCGCCTCCTGCACCTCGTCGAAGTCGTGGCCGCTGTGGCGCGCGCCCACCTCCAAGGGCACCGCCCGCGCCTTGACCCGGTCGGCCAACGTCGTCAACAGATCCGAACGAGACCGCACCTCACCCACCACGAAAACAATGTCGGCGCCGGCGTCGTCGACCAACTCCGCAACACGGTCGGCCACGGCGCGCACGTTCTTGCGGGCCGCCTCATCGGTGCGCAGCTGCGGATCGCCGTAGCCGGCGGTCTCAGCACCCGACGCCTTGTGCACCGGATAGCCGCCGCCGTCAACGGTTTCCGAGCTGAGCGTGCCCTCGACGTGCACGGTGATGTCGGCCCCGGTGTGGTCGACGGCCACCAGCACGTAATTGGCCTCCTCGAAGCCGTGCTCGACGATCGGAACGATGTAGGGCAGCTCCGACACCCGCACGATGGGCGCGGCGGTGGGGCGCAGCAGGTGTTCGTTGAGGACGACGCCGTCGGCGCCGGCGATGATGCCGCGCCCGCTGCGCCCGATCGGCGGCCGCAGGTCCGTCACGGCACGCTCGATGTCGGCGATGACGGATTCGTCGACGCCCTGCTCGTCGAGCTGTTCACGCATGCCGCGCCACTTGAGGTCGAGCTGCGCGGCGGCGTCCGGGGTGTCGTGGGTGTCCTCGAAGTAGACCGATGCGAACGGCCCTTTGGTGGTCAGCAGCGGGCGGAAGCGTTCCGAATCCATGCCTGTTTGGGTTGCCCGCGGGCGGCGCGGACAAACGAGCTCACTCGGTGTGTTCGAAGAACCGCCACTCGCCGTCGATGTTGACCTCCATCCGCCAGCCAAGCTCGTCCTTTTGAGCCTTCTGGTCGACGAACCAGGCGTGCGCGTCGTCGGCGCTGGCGATGTCTTTGGTGGCGACGACCTCGCCGTGCGGGTTGATCACTCGGTAGGTGGACATACCCGAGGGTTCCCGCGTTCGCGTCGTCTTACTCCCCGGTGAACTCCGGTGGCCGCTTGGCGAACGTCGCAGCAATGCCCTCGGACAGATCCTTGGACGGCAGGAACGCGGCATTCCACGCCGCCACGTAGCGCAGGCTCGCCGACACCGCCGAAATGCGTTGCTGGTCAAGGACATCCTTGATTCCGTGGACGGTCAGCGGCGGGTTGGCGGCGATCTCGGCGGCGGTGGCGTGCGCGGCGGCCAGGCAGGCGTCGGCGTCGTCGAACACGTCGTTGACCAAGCCGATCTTCTCCGCGCGGGCGGCGTCGATGTCCTTGCCGGTCAGCGCCAGTTCCCGCAGGTGGCCGTCGTTCAAGATCAGCGGCAGCCGGGCGAGGCTCCCGACGTCGGCGACGATCGCCAGCTTGACCTCGCGCACGGAGAACTTGGCGTCGGCGCTGGCGTAGCGGATGTCCACCGCCGAGATCAGGTCGACGCCGCCGCCGATGCACCAGCCGTGCACCGAGGCGATGGTCGGCGTGCGGCAGTCGGCCACGGCGCTGATCGCCTTCTGCATGCGCAGCACCGTTTGGTGGAAGTCGGCCCGCGGCCGCGCCGACGCGCCCTCGGTCATGACGCCGGCCAGCGACCCGCCCATGGCCGGCAGATCAAGGCCGTAGCTGAAGTTGCGGCCCGATCCGGTCAAAACGATGGCCCGCACATCACGGTCGGCGTCGAGTTCGGCGAACACCTCGGGCATCTCCGACCAGAACGCCGGCCCCATCGCGTTGCCCTTGCCCGGCCCGATCAGCGTGACCTGCGCGACGTGGTCTTTGGTTTCGACTGTGACGGATTCGTACGGCTGGCCCATGCGCAGACCGTACCGTGGACCTCATGCCTTCCGACCT includes these proteins:
- a CDS encoding bacterial proteasome activator family protein; this encodes MMTRMVTALSTDNSDDNVEIIGVDPRLMAERTDDDDDQSLTDLVEQPAKVMRIGTMIKQLLEEVRAAPLDDASRNRLREIHATSIRELEEGLAPELREELDRLTLPFSNNTPSDAELRIAQAQLVGWLEGLFHGIQTALFAQQMAARAQLEQMRHGALPPGVSRGGHGQSGTGQYL
- a CDS encoding DUF6541 family protein, with protein sequence MGLTFGTLIALFLLIVPGAIVARSAQLTWPISIAVGPALTYGVVALAIIPFGAVGIPWNAWTALAALVVVTVVVAGLRVLLARYRDTEGESRAVTGWPAATVAAGVLLGVLLIWYAALRGIPHWQSIPSTWDAVWHANTVRFILDTGQASSTHMGELRNVETHALLYYPSAFHALAAVDCQLTGVAATTGYTLSSLAAAIWLFPISAAVLTWRVLRTHTSEWRTAGAAATAAALSASFTAVPYVEFDTAAMPNLTAYGLAVPAFALITSTLRHRDRIPLAVLALVGVFSVHITGGVVVVLLLAAWWLLETLWQPVRGRLADVWTLAAVAVPTALVLLPQFWAVRQQEDIIAGHSFLTYLSKKRGLFDAVFQHSRHLNDFPVQYALILVTAVGGFVLLVRRIWWPLAVWLLLIVVNVDAGTPLGGPIGRLAGGFGEFFYKDPRRIAAATTLLLMLMAGVGLFTVVTLLVRLLAGRRLPAPALASVTAALLLAAILVSTWHYFPRHRFLFGDKYDSVIIDQRDLEAMAYLARLPGARNTLIGNGNTDGTAWMYAVAGLHPLWTHYDYPQQQGPGYHRFNFWAYADDADTDPRAAEAIRVLNIRYVLTSTPTVRGFAMPDGLVSLEKSKSWVKIYDNGEARIYEWRGTPATSES
- a CDS encoding cysteine desulfurase-like protein, with protein sequence MAYDVARVRGLHPSLGDGWVHFDAPAGMLIPDSVATTVSTAFRGSFPSPAGPHPSAQRSAAVLEAARQAVADLVNADPGAVVLGADRAVLLSSLADASSSRAGLGYEVIVTRLDDEANIAPWLRAANRFGAKVKWAEVDIETGELPTWQWESLIGKSTRLVALTSASGTLGTITDLRPVTKLIHDVGGLVVVDHSAAAPYRLIDINEIDADVVAVNAVGWGGPPIGALVFREPALINSFGSVSTNPHATGPARLELGVHQYGLLGGLVRSIEYLASLDESAHGTRRERLVVSMESAAAYMSQIFDYLMTSLRSLPLVVVIGQPESRIPVVSFAVHEVPAERVVQRLADNGILAIANASSRVLDVIGVNDVGGAVTVGLAHYSTMSEVDQLVRALASLG
- a CDS encoding NAD(P)H-quinone oxidoreductase, with translation MHAIVAESADQLLWQEVPDVKPDRGEVLVKVSAVGVNRADVLQAAGHYPPPPGASELLGLEVSGVVAEVGDGVTGWSVGQEVCALLAGGGYAEYVAVPAGQLLPIPDGVDLLDAAGLPEVTCTVWSNLVLTAHLGEGQLILIHGGASGVGTHAIQIARELGARVAITAGSPPKLELCRELGAEVTIAYRDEDFVSRVKDATDGAGADVILDIIGAAYLDRNIDALASDGQLVVIGMQGGVKGELNLGKLVSKRARVIGTALRGRPVDGPHGKSAIVAAVVESVWPMIADGRVRPVIGARMPIQQAAEAHRMLSSGRVTGKIVLTLAQ
- a CDS encoding MarR family winged helix-turn-helix transcriptional regulator — protein: MGGLIDGRTASEMPGLDIAEQKSWQNFLDSALRLYATLNRRLTEAHQLSLFDVRVLEMLENAPAGSARMGDLAEALSSLPSRLTRQIRRLEVQGLVRREASRDDRRGVVASITDEGRTAAHEAMVTYAQGVRTHFLGQLSRSQITAMGENCRRISTALKLSGRSSKL
- the lipE gene encoding lipase LipE; the encoded protein is MTDDGRIRVPADLDAVTAIGDEDKSGIDPAAVERIWQAARYWYQAGMHPAIQLCLWHDGKVVLNRAIGHAWGNAPTDPPDAEKTPVRTDTPFCVYSTAKAITATVVHMLVERGQFSLDDRVCDYIPTYTSHGKDRTTIRHVLTHSAGVPFPTGPRPDLNRADDHEYAQEQLGKLRPLYRPGLIHIYHALTWGPLMREIVYAAAGKDIREILATEILDPLGFRWTNFGVAEQDLPLVAPSHATGRQLPAPIAVAFRKAIGGTVHQIIPLTNTPLFLTTVVPSSNTVSNAYELSRFAEIWRRGGELDGVRVMQPETLHGAVRECRRLRPDVATGGAPLRWGSGFMLGSTRFGPFGRNAPAAFGHLGLVNCAIWADPERKLAAGLVSSGKPGKDVAPKRYTALMDLIAAEIPRDR
- a CDS encoding Rv2629 family ribosome hibernation factor, with protein sequence MDSERFRPLLTTKGPFASVYFEDTHDTPDAAAQLDLKWRGMREQLDEQGVDESVIADIERAVTDLRPPIGRSGRGIIAGADGVVLNEHLLRPTAAPIVRVSELPYIVPIVEHGFEEANYVLVAVDHTGADITVHVEGTLSSETVDGGGYPVHKASGAETAGYGDPQLRTDEAARKNVRAVADRVAELVDDAGADIVFVVGEVRSRSDLLTTLADRVKARAVPLEVGARHSGHDFDEVQEAIEQELLKRRLAVLDDAAERFAAEIGRQSGLAAEGLGPVCSALRQGAVETLIIGDIGDETVVADQQLTTVAPNADVLSEQGAAADRMLRADEALPLFAVSVGASLVRTDERIAPADGVGAVLRYAPTLH
- a CDS encoding crotonase/enoyl-CoA hydratase family protein, with protein sequence MGQPYESVTVETKDHVAQVTLIGPGKGNAMGPAFWSEMPEVFAELDADRDVRAIVLTGSGRNFSYGLDLPAMGGSLAGVMTEGASARPRADFHQTVLRMQKAISAVADCRTPTIASVHGWCIGGGVDLISAVDIRYASADAKFSVREVKLAIVADVGSLARLPLILNDGHLRELALTGKDIDAARAEKIGLVNDVFDDADACLAAAHATAAEIAANPPLTVHGIKDVLDQQRISAVSASLRYVAAWNAAFLPSKDLSEGIAATFAKRPPEFTGE